GGCGTTCGTTCTCTTTCGACTCCTCCTCCCGCCGTTTGCGAGCCATTTCGAGTTCGAACTCGGCAGCACGGCGTTCTCTTGTCAGAGACGAACGGGTAGAACTTCGTGAAAGATAGGAAGACGAGACACTGCGGGCAATGGAGGACTTCGAACTTGACACAGATTGCGGAGAATCCTCATCGATTTTACGATGACTGCCACGAGTTGGAACGAGAATTGCTTCGGCCTGAGATACCTCACTGGTCTGACGAGAGGTACTGGTTGGGGCCCCAACGTCCAGCGGAACTAACTCTGGTTGACGGGTTGACTCAATCCCACCGGAGCGAAAGGTACTGGCGGGCAGGGTCCAGCGGGGCTAAATCGGGTTGACGGGCTGACTCGACCAGACTGGGTCAAACTTGAGATCTCGTACGAATTGATGGCACGGTGTGCGGCCCAAGGCGACGTGCCCTTGCAAATTCTTCGTGAGTGGCTTCAAAATGGAGGCGCAGATTGTCCAACCAGGCGTCGTCGGAAATACCCATTTTAGCGCAATACCGATGATGATAATACATGCATTGTTCATAATGAGCATCGCCCTTCTCAATAAGACTGTCCATGTAGCTGCTAGCCCCGGTCTCGTGGATCACCTTCCTGACCATATTCAAACTGCGGGTGAAATTCCTTCGAAAGTGGGTGCGCTTGCTGATCAAAGCTGTAGGGTCTAAACGGCCGGTCGAATCGGTGGCGAAAGAACGACTCGGCGAAGGAGCTTGAGCAGCATTATCTGGGGCATCGACTTCGAACACAGCGTCATCAGCAATGTCATCTTGAGAAGCCATGTTGCCTTACTGTCAGAGTACCAGATGCTCGAAATACTCAAAAAACGTCTTTAAAAAAGGCTAGGTACATAAAAAACTCGGTAGCACGCAACGAAGCCCTTGCTCAAATCCGGGAACCCTGACCGTTACCCCTCCTGGGCTGGCGGTTGATTCAGAGTTGGGATGTCTTGAGACaaacgcacaaaaaaaaatgaaacgaaaaacgaaattcaCTTAAAGTTACCAGGGTCGAATAAAattcccgggtttcggcaccactATGTTACAAACTAAAAGCGAAATGACGAACGAAAGGGCGATACGATAAACGAACTAGAACGAATGGGGTAGGTAAAAATACTGTATTGGAAAAAGGGGCTGCCAAACGGGAGATGACGAAAAATGGCGACGAGACGCTCGAACGGCAAAAATGTGACTGCCTCGTTAATACACGTCATCCGATCGCttacgcaaaaacaaaagaaaagagatgcGCGAATtaagataaacaaaagataaaaaaaagggggggggtaATTAAAGGCGCGCGCGAAGCCcggccgagttgccatggcaactcggtaacactccccgaaaaattcaacgatcACCACTGAAATCACAAGCTGTGGTCCTTAACCCAAACTCGGCGACTACACTTTAGACACTGAAGGATGGGAACTGACGCCTTACAACCCATGTTACTGACATaaaaatttcgtcaacattAACGGCCGAGCCcatttctacaaaaacagttcCTGGCATCCAATCGTCCCCGGTGTAATAATTCAAGGATatagtttgatcaacacttggccgtatgaaattgataagctactcgcactaagtttacaccccgcgctaaccccccacccgatgagcaccgcagctgcaatcgccgagataattgctgctgctaaagaagaacatagcatcgaccttggaaatcctttttacatgagcactcttctttcctcactccaaaaagaaaagaacgtttccctGACGTCTAAGATTCTAAGTTGGTCAAgtagcatttgtagtcttctagggatgggatttatcggattctttttctttcatttttgtggagtaggttcccttattgcaagatacataccttattgttcttttctaagtacttgtaaccctttcacttgcttcaccaaaacatctgataatgatatagaagtaggccaccccgcgttattaaacccctcaaatccatccccgcccattactattgtaaaCTTACCCGCCTGTATTCAACAACCCGCACCGGAATTTTTTGCCCTATCAACCCCTTACGAAAAATTAGGCGGGTGAAGGGGGATCTAGCTAGCGTGCTCATTAGGAATACGCATACTTGCAAAAAACAGGTTTGCGGTATATCTGCAAATACTTAGTTTTGTACTAGCTAGAGAATTTATACTGGTTACGTGCTGAAAACTGATAAGCGCTATGCTTACTGAAATATAAGGGGTTTTATGCCAACAAGACCTAGCTTATTACTAGTTAACACGGGCATATACGTAAAATACGAATGTACAgcctgttgttgtttatatGCTTTGTACGCATTATCATACACACTGATGAAATAAGTTAAAACATACATGTTCCTGACTTAAATTAGCAAGTTTATTTCAGACTTGTTTATGACAGCGTTAATATATATACTTTCTATCTTCACGCGCCCTATAATTTATTTCCTTTCATTTCCTTCTTGCCATCCATCGGAAATcctcatctctctctctctatgcGGATATACTATACGGTGTATACACTACGTGTGTGTAGAAATATGATGATGATAATAACGACTAGCGctcctgctgctgctgctggtttATTGAAGAGAATTTGTGTGTACACGTTTATCCTGTAGAGATGAACCGGATTTTCATGACGAGCGGAAAATGACCGATACTTGGCCCCTTATCGCTCCTCTCTCCCATAGGTTTATATCAGCAATCTTGGTCgcctcttcttttgtttttcatcatcTCCAATCCCTCAAAATGGATTCAACATCATGGGAAAATCCTATTAATTGAGTGGGAGTTGACAACACCTGGTTTTCGGCGATATCTTTTGTTGTAAGAAGTATAAATAACTAACGCATttgaataatatttttcatgaACCTGTACCTTGCAGTTCCATTTcatcattaaagaaaaaaaaagccttcaTATTCTTTAGCTCTTGTGAGAAATCCGATTCCTTGTTCAATATAAGGAAATAGAATAACATACATCAGTCTTTTAGGTAATTTATATTTACTAACCACATATATTGGAGAAACTTCCAAATCCATCGGACTTATACTGCCACAAATTTTTTCGCTGGATTGGTCTTGCTGTAACATAACCATATTTTCGATGTCTAAATTGGCCTGACGTTCAGCTATCTGACGTTGTTGTCATCGTCACTCCGCTGAGCCATATTTTTTCACTAAATCACTgtcgaaacaaacaaacctatCACTTGTGCAAAGTCAGTTAACTAACGTAGACGATGAAATGAATTAGTGTGTCATCGCAAAAAGGCAGCAGCCGATTGTCTGATTGTCAAATGTCTGTGTTTAGGGATGCTTTCGGAATCGATCATAGTTGTCTCACTTGTCGCGGGAAGGGAATCAGCTGATTGCACGCTACAGCACCTTTAGTTGAATCTGTGCAAGCCATTTTTAACACGTTTTTGTGTAggcataatataaaagtgctTTTTCTCCTAAATTGTGAATTGTCCTGGCGTTGACCCAggtaaatatattttatgaGTTACAAATATGTCTTTTATCGATAAGTATATGCGAGTATATGTTGAGAAGCTACATCTGCAACCCAAATGTTAACTGTCCCATtggtttcattttgatttaaaaatatattaggTCATTCAAAATGCCTTCTAAGAAGAGTTCTTACTTGGATAGCATCCACATTTTGTTCAAAGTTAAGTCCACTGGGGACTACACTGTTGGAACTGCTGGGATGATATCGCTGCCTAAATTACCATTAGAGAATTTAGTTCTTCTCGACAAAATTCAAAGTCTAATGGATTCTAAGGCTGAGATTAAAATCAGGTATTCCTTCTTCTatttaattaaagaaaatactTTTAGGAATAAACatgctggttttcttttttcaggctAGAGAACTTAAACGGCAAAAGACAAGTCCTTGTGGCCACAATTCATGAATTTTCAAGTAACGATCTGATACATTCTGAAAGCTACTGTTTTATTCATTATgaatgtcttttcttttcccaaaaTGTAGAAAAACCGACTGGCCGGTCGGAAATGGAAAAACTTCGAACACAAATGGATGCTTCTGGTGAAATATCCAACAAAATTGacgaagaggaaaagaaaagggctgATGAAcaggcaaagaaaaaggctgaagaagaggcaaagaaaaaggctgaagaacgagcaaagaaaaaggctaATGAAcaggcaaagaaaaaggctgaagaataaacaaagaaaaaggctgAAGAACAAGCAAAGCAAAAGGCTGAAGaacaggaaaagaaagaggcTGAAGAGCAGGCAAAGAAAGAGGCTGAAGAAGcatctttaaagaaaaaagctgaTACTGTAAAGAATAATTCTCATATGCCTGTTGCTAAAAAGAGACTAACTTACAATGAAGACGTCGAACCATCTCATTCCTTATCTTCTTCATCTCAGCTTAATGAAGAAAGTGATGCCGATACACAGAAAGATTTGTTCGAGGAGTCATCAGGTTAAAATCcacttgtttatttttttaaacagttgTTTTAATGTGTGGATTTACTGTTTTAGATGAAAGTGATCACGAAAACTCAACGGATGGTTCAAATGTCGCCGATAGACAAAACATAGATGATGATGAGGATAGTTTATATCATAAACCGTCTTCTGGTGTATCTGAAAGCAACACCCTTGCGTCCCTTAGTTCATCGACCATTTTAACAGCTTTGGAAAATACGGCAGAAGAAAACTGTGGTTCCGTGTTAGTAAATAACCATTCAACACCCTCTCGTCATCAGCAGGTAAATATTTATATCCGAAAAGCTTTGATTCCCATGACTTGACTGTACCATTTTTTAATATGTTGTATATGAAAAACCGAATCAGCGATCTTGAGAGTGAAAATGGTTTTCTTTACCACAAGGTGGATGAAAAGGATGAGGAAATTGAATCCCTTAAAGCTGATATTCTTCAATTACAGAGCAAAAATCCAGATAATTTGGTTAAGAGTAAATTAACCATTAAGTCCTCATTTTATTTGAACGAAATGTGAACTATCCCACTTTCTATCTAGGAATTACTGCTGCTCTTTCGGCAGTTAATGGAACGACGAGAGTTTCGTGAACGAAGACAATACTGCTGCCACTCATAACGTCTCAAGACACTCAACGTCAAGGGAGCACGTAATGGTAAACGACtcattattttcaaaaatgccATGCCATACtaattattcctttttttacaGGTACAACTAGTTCAAGGGCACAATTTGAGAATCGAGAAATCTGATCTGAAATTTGCCATTAGTATTGGAAGGCTATCGAGCGGAAATCTCCACCTGATGGTCAACAAAATTATGGAGTCAATTTACACCCGTGTGTTTATGAGTAATCACACGTTGACCGGAATGGCCCCTAGGGCAAAGAAAGTCGGAAACACGCCGCCAACACCGGTTAAGCCTGGTTTGCCCAGGGAAGATGTTTTAGCTATAACtcgtaagtttttttttggtccagCTGTTTCAAGATAAATTAAAACGTTTCTATTCGTTTTCAGTATTCATGATTCAAGCATGGAAGGTTTATCACAACCAAGTGATCAAACCAAAGGATGTGAGAGTTGCAATACGCTCAAAATTGTCGACCGAGACTAGGGCCATTCTGGCAATCAACACAACGGATTTTGAACCTGGCGTAAACACCATAGATGAAGCCAACGAAGATTCTGCAAATTATTTATTCCTAAAGTCACGATTTCACGCGATTTCACCATATCTAGGCAAATAGAATTTGCCTGTTgtggtttttaatttttaaccTAGCTCCCATCACAATCCATGATTCAGttattcaatcatttttttatcgGATTGACGGATCTCTTAACTATTTGTTGTTTCGAAACTGGGGTGTTCTTATTTGGGGTGTTATCTTAattaatgttttaaaaatttgtcttTTCAAATTGTAACCCCATTTATGTAACCCATGTTAATCTACCGTCAGACCCAGAAAGTCTTACCACTTAATAAGATTAAAGGTAGCattaataacaaattattGTATTTCATTTATTGAGCGACGAGGGGGAAGGGAGGTAATATATATAGACGAACTAAAGCTAGTGAAAACCCTAGCTGATCATGCAAATATAGAACTCACTAGTGTATGTCCGTTTCCTACTCATCATATCATACCTACCTACGGCTTAACTGCGCATATTAGTGAATAACTAGTAAGCGCAGAGCAGGAAACCGCAAGTATGTTTCAGAGAAAACCCATGCTAGGGGAAACCATCTATGCAACAGTATGCATGACAGCAGACAGCTACCTAGTTCCTCACAAGGGACTAGCTTACATTTTCGTACGGGACCCCTTTTCTACAAGGAGAGCCTCCACGGAACAAATTCCAACGGGACGCACTAAGACAAGCGCATCAAGAAGCAGCTgttctgttgaattaattaatgttgttttcttgttttgttttgactcactttctattccgttccaaatttgaccttgatagattgcgagacgcaatcttttggaaccggatagctatgtaaagaaccaaaacaatttattctttattattttcattatttttccctaccctttattctcaCGTAACATTAACtttctatacgcccctcttttctatgttttttcttccttagacgtcttacagactgatttacgtttcaacttaattttcttctAGTTCGCccttcacgaaccccgtataagaacttttgttctatagaaaatagagtGAAACacttttcacaattcagttcctaaagagttgttccccaattttttgtgctactgaaatatactttccaagaaacgacaatgaaaaagtaagttaaaatattaatagcttaCAATATCtaaacaggaccaaatatacttgtattcaatgtgaatacactgtgatattatgagtttatatttctacatgtaaacagaatcaaatatacttgaatttaatgtgaatacactgtgataacatgagtttttacttctatatgtaaacaggatccaatatacatttattcaatgtgaatacactgtgataccatgagtgtatacttctacatgtaaacagaatcaaatatatgtgtattcagtgtgaatacactgtagtaccatgagtttttacttctatatgtaaacaggatcaaatatacttgtattcaatgtgaatacactgttatattatgagtttatagtttTACATGCGAatagaatgaaatatacttgtattcaatgcgaattcactgtgatattatgagtttatacttctacatgtaaacagaatgaaatatacttgtatcgaATGcggatacactgtgatattatgagtttacacttctacatgtaaacagaatcaaatatacttgtattcaatgtgaatacaaagtgataccatgagtttttacttctatatgtaaagtaTGAtcaattccaatgaaaaagtaagttaaaatattaatagcttaCAATATCtaaacaggaccaaatatacttgtattcaatgtgaacgcactgtgataccattagtttatacttctgcatgtaaacagaatcaaatatacttgtattcaatgtgaatacaaagtgataccatgagtttttacttctatatgtaaacaggatcaaatatacttgtatttgtgGTGAACCGTCACTAGGAGGCGGTAGGGGGGCAAGAGAAAAGAAGCAGACGACGGCGGAGGGGCAGGCACGTCGAAAAAAGGATTGAAAGTCGAAAGTGTGTAATTTTCGTGAGTGTCTTTTCTGAAGAAATAAAACCTGGAAATTCTGCCTCTTCAACCCGTGTTGGTCATTATTACCTTCCCCAGCAGAGTGGGCGTATTTTacatggtgccgaaacccgatTACGAATAATACAGGGAACCTATCGAAGTCTGTCACCGGCGTGTGGCGGCCATTTTTTTCAAGTAAGcttttctttaacttttcGAACAATTCGAATGAACTCGAACATATCAAAACAAACACGACGAACATCGAACCCCCACAATTCGAACTAATTCGGTCTCAGTTTTTCGTACAATATCGCTGCCACCGAGCATGTATTACGCCTTGATCGAAACTACCATCCCAATGGCCCCACTATCTGTCTCGTGTATTTGATTATCCAGTTGTTCTATACTATAACCTCCAGCAAGAGTGAGATGTCAATAACCAATCTTTTGCGTTTACAGATTTCTCGCACTGACCACTCATTATTGACTATACAGCTGCCCGACTAAGAAATCCCAATATCGAACTTGTATGCCTGATAGTCTTTCTCTCGAACAACTTAAGTATTTATTTAACGCTGTTTCAATAATTTAGGCCATCAACTAATTGTACTTTGCTTATCGTAGACTTAGTGGCCTGGCCAGATATTAATCTCGTCGCCAGTGTCGCCACCTATTCGAAACCTTTGTCGAACTGCAACTTTGCGAGAAAGATTGCGCCATAAAAATTCTTGCAGCATCAGTCTCGAACTGCACTGCATACAGTGTCccgtaaatttaaaataactttTCGTTACCATTACCCTAATAACAAGTCACCTTCGTTTACAGACGCCGTAAATAAGGACCAAGTTGAATCAGAACTCTACTACCGAACAACTTTCTGAACAGTCCCAATAATATCGTTTTCCCATTCGAACTATTTGGATTTGGACATTTGATTCGGTTGCCATCCTTTCACGCTTAGCTCGAACCCCAATCGAACTCTCGAGCAAGCTTACGGCTTAATCGAAGCATGGCCGACGAAAACGTTGTTGACCCGCCCGCCCTATTCGGCATGCGAACAAATGCCAAGCGTAGACACACGAACCTTCTGCGGCAAGCAAGAGAGTTAATAAACATCAACGCCACGCGAGAAGAATTCGAAGCATTTATGCCAACTCTCGAACTGGCACACAGTAATCTCGTTCACATTCACGAACGATACGTGGCCGCCGCACAACATGACGATGGTGAACTGCACGCAGCAGCCACCTACTTAGAAAGCATCAACAATCTGCAAGCCGCATGTGCTCAAGCAGTCGCTGCCGCCTTACGAAGAACAGCCCCTCGACGCGCATGGAACATTTCCAACACCGTGGCCCGTGAGCTCAGTCAAAATGTATCAATTCCTCAACCTAATCAAGAGATCGACGTTGTGAGCATCGTACCAGAGCCGCAACAGCCAAACGGCCCACCACAGCCGAACCAAGACGATCGATCGAACGACACGCAGCACGACACCTTAAATCACGTAAATTTCGACCTTCACACAGCAGCAAAACAACGCAAAATCGATCTTGAATTTCAATTGAAgcaagcaaaaataaaacaggatCGTGAACTCAAAGATCTAGAGCTCAAAAACGCGCGGGAACGAGAAGACCTGGAACTTGAAATTCAGTACGAAAATCACTTGATCGAGAGCTGTGGTGGTGCAATTGGATCACCGCAATTATCGTCCACACCCAACTTACCAAGCAACGTCCCGATGAATGATTTGGTTAACCTTCCGCTTCTGCCAGCTGTCGTTAACTCGATTCAACCGACGCAACCTAATTTTGCCCCGTCGCATCATTGGCTGAAGCTAGACGTGGCAAAATTCAATGGAGACCCCCGTAAATGGCTTAAATACGCCCACGGTATAAGAGCAACGATCCGAGATGTAAATATGCCCGAATCGCTGAAACTTCTGGTGCTTCAAGAAAGTTTGAAGGAAGACATCCAGCGTCGTGTCGCTCATATTTTCACGGGTGCGTACACTTTTCAATCGGCTTGGGctgagctagaaaaaaaatatggaagcCCGCACCTTATCATACAAGCACACGATCAGCATATGCAGCAGCTCCTTTCATTCAGAAACTGGGAC
This genomic stretch from Daphnia magna isolate NIES linkage group LG10, ASM2063170v1.1, whole genome shotgun sequence harbors:
- the LOC123476943 gene encoding LOW QUALITY PROTEIN: myosin-14-like (The sequence of the model RefSeq protein was modified relative to this genomic sequence to represent the inferred CDS: inserted 1 base in 1 codon; substituted 1 base at 1 genomic stop codon) encodes the protein MPSKKSSYLDSIHILFKVKSTGDYTVGTAGMISLPKLPLENLVLLDKIQSLMDSKAEIKIRLENLNGKRQVLVATIHEFSKKPTGRSEMEKLRTQMDASGEISNKIDEEEKKRADEQAKKKAEEEAKKKAEERAKKKANEQAKKKAEEXTKKKAEEQAKQKAEEQEKKEAEEQAKKEAEEASLKKKADTVKNNSHMPVAKKRLTYNEDLNEESDADTQKDLFEESSDESDHENSTDGSNVADRQNIDDDEDSLYHKPSSGVSESNTLASLSSSTILTALENTAEENCGSVLVNNHSTPSRHQQMLYMKNRISDLESENGFLYHKVDEKDEEIESLKADILQLQSKNPDNLVKRITAALSAVNGTTRVXVNEDNTAATHNVSRHSTSREHVMVQLVQGHNLRIEKSDLKFAISIGRLSSGNLHLMVNKIMESIYTRVFMSNHTLTGMAPRAKKVGNTPPTPVKPGLPREDVLAITRKFFFAWKVYHNQVIKPKDVRVAIRSKLSTETRAILAINTTDFEPGVNTIDEANEDSANYLFLKSRFHAISPYLGK
- the LOC123476944 gene encoding uncharacterized protein LOC123476944, producing the protein MADENVVDPPALFGMRTNAKRRHTNLLRQARELININATREEFEAFMPTLELAHSNLVHIHERYVAAAQHDDGELHAAATYLESINNLQAACAQAVAAALRRTAPRRAWNISNTVARELSQNVSIPQPNQEIDVVSIVPEPQQPNGPPQPNQDDRSNDTQHDTLNHVNFDLHTAAKQRKIDLEFQLKQAKIKQDRELKDLELKNAREREDLELEIQYENHLIESCGGAIGSPQLSSTPNLPSNVPMNDLVNLPLLPAVVNSIQPTQPNFAPSHHWLKLDVAKFNGDPRKWLKYAHGIRATIRDVNMPESLKLLVLQESLKEDIQRRVAHIFTGAYTFQSAWAELEKKYGSPHLIIQAHDQHMQQLLSFRNWDFNALFNLAAAVRDAVSSVDESHVMMFNTVANLLHTKLPINLQTDWGKYAYGLDRMATLKDFDKWIDRVLSAEELRGGKLSSSNAINAVKNPVQPSNSNHQLGSYTPGSSNYNNRGPTVLAGSLSNVITLSDCPACQESPAHRLEMCNVFKRMLVNARASLCATNNHCSSVSSAATMDGNATQLNRNARSGRARIIRCFTEPNDSFPPHRETKVKTILY